One part of the Caproiciproducens sp. CPB-2 genome encodes these proteins:
- the rpoB gene encoding DNA-directed RNA polymerase subunit beta, whose translation MVNVKPVQVGKNVRMSFARIDEVLDMPNLIEVQKNSYQWFLDEGLKEVFKDVSGITDYTGNLVLDFVNYKLDDDKPNYSVEECKERDATYAAALRVTARLLNKESGEIKESEVFMGDFPLMTDSGTFVINGAERVIVSQLVRSPGVYYKMEYDKTGKELFSSTVIPNRGAWLEYENDANDVFYVRIDKNRKIPVTVFVRALGLGTDEEIREYFGDDDRMNATIEKDPCKNTEEALFEVYRKLRPSEPPTIESAQSHINGLFFDARRYDLSRVGRYKYNKKLNLAGRITGQKLSRPIVNPLTGELMAEAGEILSHDKAHEIDDAGVSIAFVNVNEREVKVISNGMVDINNFVGFDAKAECEINERVRFSVLAEILDSCSSDEELKETIKTRVDELIPKHIIIDDIFSSINYMNCLAMGLGNLDDIDHLGNRRIRSVGELLQNQFRIGFSRLERVIRERMTLQAQDLEVLTPHSLINIRPVVAAIKEFFGSSPLSQFMDQTNPLAELTHKRRLSALGPGGLSRDRAGFEVRDVHYSHYGRMCPIETPEGPNIGLISYLATFARINEYGFIEAPFRRVDKATGCVTREVVYMTADIEDDYIVAQANEPLDEQGRFKNAKVNARYRDEFLEIEREKADYMDVSPRMVVSVATAMIPFLENDDANRALMGSNMQRQAVPLLKTESPIVGTGMEYKAGVDSGVCVIAKHSGVVRSVSADEIRVTCDDGSVDVYHVTKFMRSNQGTCINQVPVVDVNQRVEAGSVIADGPATKDGEISLGKNALIGFMTWEGYNYEDAVLISEKIVRDDVYTSIHIEEYEIESRDTKLGPEEITRDIPNVNEDLLHDLDESGIIRIGAEVRAGDILVGKVTPKGETELTAEERLLRAIFGEKAREVRDTSLRVPHGEYGIVVDVKVFTRENSHDELSPGVNKVVRCYIAQKRKISVGDKMAGRHGNKGVVSRILPVEDMPFLPDGTPLDIVLNPLGVPSRMNIGQVLEVHLGYAAKALGWKIMTPVFDGAHEDDIVECFKKAGISEDGKTVLKDGRTGEFFDNPVTVGIMYYLKLHHLVDDKIHARSTGPYSLVTQQPLGGKAQFGGQRFGEMEVWALEAYGAAYTLQEILTVKSDDVVGRVKTYEAIVKGQNIPKPGVPESFKVLIKELQSLGLDVKVLNQNNEEIDLKQNFDDDDDMGFNPSDESFDEPNVADDLEGYSVEDTDDDESLFDDVDDYIEDDTSDDSDEEDEFDKDEPFDLNSDGSDEI comes from the coding sequence ATGGTGAATGTCAAACCGGTGCAAGTAGGCAAAAATGTTCGCATGAGCTTCGCGCGTATTGATGAAGTCTTGGACATGCCAAACCTGATCGAGGTACAGAAGAATTCCTATCAGTGGTTTCTTGACGAAGGCCTCAAAGAGGTTTTCAAAGATGTTTCCGGGATTACTGACTATACCGGCAATCTTGTGCTGGATTTTGTGAATTACAAACTGGACGACGACAAACCGAATTACAGTGTGGAAGAATGCAAAGAGCGCGACGCTACCTATGCGGCCGCTCTGAGAGTTACCGCCCGCCTGCTCAACAAGGAAAGCGGGGAAATAAAAGAATCCGAGGTTTTCATGGGCGACTTCCCGCTCATGACGGACAGCGGAACTTTTGTTATCAACGGCGCGGAACGTGTGATTGTTTCCCAATTGGTCCGTTCACCCGGCGTTTATTATAAAATGGAATATGACAAGACGGGCAAAGAACTGTTCAGCTCCACCGTTATCCCGAACCGCGGCGCGTGGCTGGAATATGAAAACGACGCCAACGACGTTTTCTATGTCCGTATCGACAAAAACAGGAAAATTCCGGTAACGGTCTTTGTCCGCGCGCTCGGCCTTGGAACCGACGAGGAAATCCGCGAATATTTCGGCGACGACGACCGTATGAACGCCACTATTGAAAAAGATCCCTGCAAAAACACCGAAGAGGCTCTTTTTGAAGTATACAGAAAATTAAGGCCAAGCGAACCGCCGACGATTGAGAGCGCTCAGTCCCACATCAACGGCTTGTTTTTTGATGCCCGCCGATACGACCTTTCCCGTGTCGGCCGCTACAAATACAATAAGAAGCTGAATCTTGCCGGACGCATTACCGGCCAGAAGCTTTCCCGTCCCATTGTCAACCCGCTTACCGGCGAGCTGATGGCGGAAGCGGGTGAAATTCTTTCTCATGACAAGGCGCACGAAATTGACGACGCCGGCGTGTCCATCGCGTTCGTCAATGTCAACGAGCGCGAGGTAAAGGTGATTTCCAACGGCATGGTTGACATCAACAACTTTGTCGGGTTCGACGCGAAAGCCGAGTGCGAAATCAACGAGAGAGTGCGTTTCAGCGTGCTGGCTGAAATTCTGGATTCCTGTTCCTCCGACGAGGAACTGAAAGAAACCATTAAAACCAGAGTGGATGAGCTGATTCCGAAGCACATCATTATCGACGATATTTTCTCTTCGATCAACTACATGAACTGCCTGGCCATGGGCCTCGGCAATCTTGACGATATCGACCATCTGGGAAACCGCCGTATCCGTTCGGTCGGCGAACTGCTTCAGAATCAGTTCAGAATTGGTTTTTCCAGACTTGAGCGCGTTATACGTGAAAGAATGACGTTGCAGGCACAGGATTTGGAAGTCCTGACCCCTCATTCCTTAATCAATATCCGTCCCGTTGTGGCGGCGATCAAGGAATTCTTCGGTTCCTCCCCGCTGTCGCAGTTCATGGACCAGACGAACCCGCTTGCGGAGCTGACGCATAAGCGCCGTCTTTCCGCCCTGGGTCCCGGCGGCCTGTCGAGAGACCGCGCGGGCTTCGAAGTCCGTGATGTCCACTACAGCCACTACGGACGCATGTGCCCGATTGAAACGCCGGAAGGTCCGAACATCGGACTGATTTCCTATCTGGCGACCTTTGCCAGAATCAATGAGTACGGCTTTATTGAGGCGCCGTTCCGCCGCGTGGATAAAGCGACCGGCTGTGTTACCCGAGAAGTGGTTTATATGACCGCGGATATTGAGGACGATTATATCGTTGCGCAGGCGAACGAACCGCTCGACGAGCAGGGCCGTTTCAAAAATGCCAAGGTCAACGCCCGTTACCGCGACGAGTTCCTTGAAATTGAGCGCGAAAAAGCGGACTATATGGATGTTTCGCCAAGGATGGTTGTTTCCGTCGCCACCGCGATGATTCCCTTCCTGGAAAACGACGACGCCAACCGCGCGCTGATGGGTTCCAACATGCAGCGGCAGGCGGTTCCGCTTCTGAAAACCGAATCTCCGATCGTCGGAACCGGCATGGAATATAAAGCCGGCGTCGACTCCGGCGTATGCGTGATCGCCAAACACTCCGGTGTTGTCCGCAGCGTAAGCGCGGATGAAATCCGGGTGACCTGTGACGACGGCAGCGTCGACGTTTACCATGTTACTAAGTTTATGCGTTCCAACCAGGGAACATGTATCAATCAGGTTCCCGTTGTCGATGTCAACCAGAGAGTGGAGGCCGGTTCCGTCATTGCCGACGGCCCCGCGACCAAGGATGGCGAAATCAGTCTGGGCAAAAACGCCCTGATCGGCTTTATGACATGGGAAGGCTACAACTACGAGGATGCTGTTCTCATCAGCGAAAAGATTGTCCGCGACGATGTTTACACTTCCATCCATATTGAAGAATACGAAATTGAATCCAGAGACACGAAGCTCGGGCCGGAGGAAATCACAAGGGATATTCCGAACGTGAACGAGGATCTGCTTCACGACCTGGACGAAAGCGGAATCATCCGCATCGGCGCCGAGGTGCGTGCCGGTGATATTCTTGTCGGTAAGGTCACGCCGAAGGGCGAGACGGAGCTGACCGCCGAAGAGCGCCTGCTGCGCGCCATCTTTGGTGAAAAAGCCAGAGAGGTGAGGGACACCTCTCTGAGAGTGCCTCACGGCGAATACGGTATCGTGGTCGATGTAAAGGTATTTACCCGCGAAAACAGTCACGACGAGCTCAGCCCCGGCGTCAACAAGGTTGTCCGCTGCTATATTGCCCAGAAGCGTAAAATTTCCGTGGGAGATAAGATGGCCGGCCGCCATGGCAACAAGGGCGTTGTTTCCCGTATCCTTCCGGTGGAAGACATGCCTTTCCTGCCGGACGGCACCCCGCTCGACATTGTTCTGAACCCGTTGGGCGTTCCTTCCCGTATGAATATCGGACAGGTGCTCGAGGTTCACCTCGGCTATGCCGCAAAGGCGCTCGGCTGGAAGATCATGACCCCGGTATTCGACGGTGCGCATGAAGACGACATTGTCGAATGCTTTAAGAAGGCCGGCATCAGCGAGGACGGCAAGACCGTTCTGAAGGACGGCCGTACCGGCGAATTCTTTGACAACCCGGTTACCGTCGGAATTATGTATTACCTGAAACTGCACCATCTGGTTGACGATAAAATCCATGCCCGTTCCACCGGCCCTTATTCCCTTGTCACGCAGCAGCCACTGGGCGGCAAAGCGCAGTTCGGCGGCCAGCGTTTCGGCGAAATGGAAGTCTGGGCGCTGGAAGCTTACGGCGCGGCGTATACCCTGCAGGAAATTCTTACCGTCAAGTCCGACGACGTCGTGGGCCGCGTAAAGACCTACGAAGCGATCGTGAAGGGCCAGAACATTCCGAAGCCGGGCGTTCCGGAATCGTTCAAGGTTCTGATTAAGGAACTGCAGTCCCTGGGCCTTGACGTCAAGGTGCTGAACCAGAACAACGAGGAAATCGATCTGAAGCAGAACTTTGACGATGACGACGACATGGGCTTCAATCCTTCGGACGAAAGCTTTGACGAGCCGAATGTTGCCGACGACCTTGAGGGCTATTCGGTGGAGGACACGGATGACGACGAAAGTCTGTTTGACGACGTGGACGACTATATTGAAGACGACACCAGCGATGACAGTGATGAGGAAGATGAATTTGATAAGGACGAACCCTTTGACCTTAATTCTGACGGCAGCGACGAAATATAA